A single window of Lynx canadensis isolate LIC74 chromosome C2, mLynCan4.pri.v2, whole genome shotgun sequence DNA harbors:
- the ZNF445 gene encoding zinc finger protein 445 encodes MPPGRWYAVHPAQARASREQGRLQMVKKEEEDEGYTSAQAARPQTLNRSGQELFRQLFRQLRYHESSGPLETLSRLRELCRWWLRPDILSKAQILELLVLEQFLSILPGELRTWVQLHHPESGGEAVALLEELQRDVDGTPWRLRDPALAQSPDVRWMGTGTLRASQIWPPASPLRSSSTLGDHLEPPYEIGVCDFLAGQSEPPVAQAPALSQREGCPGDLLTAQPQEAVTFKDVEVIFSQDEWGWLDPAQRNLYRDVMLENYGNMVSLVGPFTKPVLISWLEAREPWGLNVQGAQPKGNPGVAPAGGELQIKTNKFVLKHEPLEEAETFAVPSECCVMSVSEGIRLRESLEKKSRLKQQCGSPIQSRVKKEETKFSHRTAKESEESGRSASLNLKHATYLRVPRRKRSLKHGRHFRGSSYHCDYKEYGRGLRRIVGGFSLHQRIHAGLKGNAKDVHGKDFSLSPHHQRGQHLHMVETSYKCSDCGRAFSHSSHLACHQRLHTQEKPFKCRVCGKAFRWSSNCVRHEKIHTGVKPYKCSLCDKAFRRLSAYRLHQETHAKQKSLESNQYEQALTCGSGFDNHLRDQSRGKLFDCSQCRKSFHCKSYVVEHQRVHTQEKPYKCTKCRKTFRWRSNFTRHMRMHQEEKFYDQDKCKDFRLASSCGQLQGAPAREKAFPCQQCGKTFTRKKSLIDHQRIHTGEKPYRCSECEKEFTHRSAFIAHKKQHAIQRRPENGPSSSQDTVLQVPPSSTEEAYKCSQCGKAFRNHSFLLIHQRIHTREKPYKCRECGKAFRWSSNLSRHQRIHSLEKRYECHESENTPNLQPQILTGEKPFWCQECGKTFTRKRSLVDHKGIHSGEKRYKCNLCGKSYDRKHRLVNHQRIHTKERPFKCQWCGKDFIGRHTLRIHQRKHTRVAQSECSLAALSSCQDTGVSLQELKPSGEKPLEDSEEACDQSSRLTRLQNIPIGKKCHKCSTCGKTFNKSSQLISHKRFHTRERPFKCRECGNTFRWSSNLARHMKNHIRD; translated from the exons ATGCCTCCAGGCAGGTGGTATGCTGTCCACCCAGCTCAGGCCCGGGCTTCAAGGGAACAAGGGCGGCTTCAGAtggtaaagaaggaagaagaggatgaAGGCTACACTTCAGCGCAGGCTGCCAGGCCACAGACACTCAACCGTTCTGGCCAGGAGCTGTTCCGCCAGCTCTTCAGACAGCTTCGCTACCATGAATCTTCTGGGCCCCTAGAGACTTTGAGCCGGCTCCGGGAGCTCTGCCGCTGGTGGCTGAGGCCTGACATTCTCTCCAAGGCCCAGATCCTGGAACTGCTGGTGCTGGAGCAATTCCTTAGCATCTTGCCTGGGGAGCTCCGGACCTGGGTACAGCTGCATCACCCTGAGAGTGGTGGGGAGGCCGTGGCCCTGCTGGAAGAGCTGCAGAGGGATGTCGATGGGACACCGTGGAGGCTGAGG GACCCAGCCCTTGCCCAGAGCCCAGACGTGCGTTGGATGGGTACAGGAACCCTGCGAGCCTCACAGATATGGCCCCCTGCTTCACCTCTCAGGAGCAGCTCTACTCTTGGGGACCACCTGGAGCCTCCCTATGAAATAGGAGTGTGTGACTTCCTGGCTGGGCAATCCG aGCCTCCTGTTGCCCAGGCTCCTGCTCTTTCCCAAAGAGAGGGGTGCCCAGGAGACCTGTTGACAGCCCAGCCTCAG GAGGCTGTGACTTTCAAGGATGTGGAAGTGATCTTCTCCCAGGATGAGTGGGGATGGCTGGACCCTGCTCAGAGGAACTTATATAGGGATGTGATGCTGGAGAATTATGGGAACATGGTTTCTCTGG TGGGGCCATTCACCAAACCTGTTCTGATTTCCTGGTTGGAGGCAAGGGAGCCATGGGGCCTGAATGTCCAAGGAGCTCAGCCCAAGGGGAATCCAGGTGTTGCCCCTGCAG GAGGTGAGCTccagattaaaacaaacaagttCGTCTTAAAACATGAACCTTTGGAGGAAGCAGAAACCTTTGCTGTGCCATCAGAATGTTGTGTGATGAGTGTTTCCGAGGGAATCAGGCTCAGAGAATCTCTTGAAAAGAAGAGCAGGCTAAAGCAACAATGTGGAAGCCCCATACAATCAAGAGTTAAGAAGGAAGAGACCAAGTTCAGTCACAGGACAGCAAAAGAATCTGAAGAGTCAGGAAGAAGTGCCAGTCTTAATTTAAAACATGCTACGTATTTGAGAGTTCCCAGGAGAAAGCGATCCCTGAAACATGGCAGACACTTCAGAGGGAGTTCATACCACTGTGATTACAAGGAGTATGGGAGAGGGCTCAGGCGCATCGTTGGCGGGTTTAGCCTCCATCAGAGAATTCATGCTGGACTGAAAGGGAATGCAAAGGATGTACATGGGAAAGATTTTAGCCTTAGCCCACATCACCAGCGTGGGCAGCATCTTCACATGGTGGAGACCTCGTATAAGTGCAGTGACTGTGGGAGGGCCTTCAGTCATAGCTCTCATCTCGCGTGTCATCAGAGACTTCACACTCAAGAGAAACCATTTAAATGCAGGgtgtgtgggaaagccttcaggtGGAGCTCAAACTGTGTGCGACACGAGAAGATTCACACTGGAGTGAAACCTTATAAATGCAGTTTATGCGACAAGGCTTTCAGACGCCTATCTGCCTACCGCCTACACCAGGAAACCCATGCGAAGCAGAAATCTCTTGAGTCTAATCAGTATGAGCAAGCTCTCACCTGTGGCTCAGGATTTGATAATCATTTGAGAGACCAGAGTAGGGGGAAGCTTTTTGACTGCAGTCAGTGTAGGAAATCATTCCACTGTAAATCGTATGTTGTTGAACATCAAAGGGTCCACACTCAGGAGAAACCTTATAAATGTACCAAATGTAGGAAAACCTTCAGGTGGAGATCAAATTTCACTCGTCATATGAGAATGCACCAGGAAGAAAAGTTCTATGATCAAGACAAATGTAAGGACTTCAGACTGGCCTCCAGCTGCGGTCAGCTCCAGGGTGCCCCTGCTCGGGAGAAAGCCTTTCCATGTCAGCAGTGTGGGAAAACGTTCACTCGGAAGAAATCTCTCATTgatcatcagagaattcacacaggTGAGAAGCCCTACAGATGCAGTGAATGTGAAAAAGAGTTTACCCATCGGTCAGCCTTTATTGCTCATAAGAAGCAGCATGCCATTCAAAGAAGACCCGAGAATGGGCCGTCTTCAAGTCAGGACACAGTGCTCCAGGTTCCTCCGAGCAGTACAGAGGAAGCCTACAAATGTAGCCAGTGTGGCAAAGCCTTCCGCAATCACTCGTTCCTCCTCAtccatcagagaattcacaccaGAGAAAAGCCTTATAAGTGCAgggaatgtgggaaagctttcagATGGAGTTCTAACCTCTCCCGACATCAGAGGATTCACTCTTTGGAAAAACGGTATGAGTGccatgaaagtgaaaacactccAAATCTGCAGCCGCAGATCCTCACTGGTGAGAAACCTTTTTGGTGCCAAGAATGTGGGAAAACTTTTACACGCAAAAGAAGTCTTGTAGATCATAAGGGAATACATAGTGGAGAGAAGCGCTATAAGTGTAATCTGTGTGGGAAATCTTATGATAGAAAACATCGCCTTGTTAATCATCAGAGAATCCACACTAAAGAGAGACCTTTTAAATGTCAGTGGTGTGGGAAAGATTTCATTGGAAGACATACTCTCCGCATTCATCAAAGAAAACACACCAGAGTGGCACAGTCTGAATGCAGCCTGGCTGCATTATCTTCCTGCCAGGACACAGGGGTGAGTTTACAGGAATTAAAACCAAGTGGGGAGAAGCCACTTGAAGATTCTGAGGAAGCTTGTGACCAGAGCTCCAGGCTCACCAGACTCCAGAACATACCCATTGGGAAAAAGTGCCACAAATGTAGCACCTGTGGGAAAACTTTTAACAAAAGCTCACAGCTCATTAGCCACAAGAGATTTCATACCCGAGAGAGGCCCTTCAAATGCAGAGAGTGTGGGAATACCTTCAGGTGGTCTTCAAATTTGGCTCGGCATATGAAAAACCATATTAGAGATTAG